A part of Methanohalobium evestigatum Z-7303 genomic DNA contains:
- the iscB gene encoding RNA-guided endonuclease IscB: MRVFVISKNKKPLMPTRPAKARRLLKSGKAKVVRRTPFTIKLLYETTEYTQPVVAGMDSGSKHIGCAAVVNDEVLYQSEVELRDDVSRKMKDRADYRRNRRSRKTRYRKPRFDNRGNSKKENRIAPSIKNKVQSHDRERRFVESILPVKKWIVETASFDIHKITNPNVSGTGYQNGDLKGYYNIRTYVLHRDNYTCQKCKNRSKDPKLECHHIVFRSNGGTDRPDNLITLCETCHGKLHDGEFTINKKPSNTKHPTEMGIVRSQIRKLNWKFQETFGYITKYKREQKLNLEKTHYNDAVAICCDENNPNIQLSDVVYYKKHVSKGDYQQTKGVRSEKKIPTGKLHGLRKFDFIQTPDISGFVKGKRTSGNFSIMDIFGNTFKKNCRRISARCTTLTQQIQI, from the coding sequence ATGCGTGTATTTGTTATAAGCAAAAACAAGAAACCTCTAATGCCTACGAGACCTGCTAAAGCCAGAAGATTATTGAAATCTGGCAAAGCTAAAGTGGTCAGAAGAACTCCATTCACTATCAAGTTGTTATACGAAACAACTGAGTACACCCAACCTGTGGTTGCCGGTATGGATTCCGGCTCAAAACACATCGGGTGTGCTGCTGTTGTTAACGACGAAGTCTTGTACCAGTCTGAAGTTGAATTGAGAGATGATGTATCCAGAAAGATGAAAGATAGAGCTGATTACAGGAGAAACAGGAGATCAAGAAAGACAAGGTACAGAAAACCGAGATTCGACAACAGAGGCAACTCCAAGAAAGAAAACAGGATTGCACCATCTATCAAGAACAAAGTTCAGTCCCATGATAGAGAGAGAAGATTCGTGGAATCCATTCTACCTGTCAAGAAATGGATTGTTGAAACTGCTTCGTTCGATATACACAAAATCACAAATCCAAATGTTTCAGGTACAGGTTACCAGAACGGTGATTTGAAAGGATACTACAACATTAGGACATACGTTCTGCATAGAGACAACTACACCTGTCAAAAATGTAAGAACAGGTCGAAAGACCCGAAATTAGAATGCCACCACATAGTTTTCAGAAGCAACGGTGGAACTGACAGACCTGACAATCTGATTACTCTCTGCGAAACCTGTCATGGCAAGCTGCATGATGGCGAATTCACGATAAACAAAAAACCGTCTAACACAAAACATCCAACTGAAATGGGTATTGTCAGGTCGCAGATAAGAAAACTAAACTGGAAGTTTCAGGAAACATTCGGGTACATAACCAAATACAAGAGAGAACAGAAACTAAATCTGGAAAAGACTCATTACAACGATGCTGTAGCGATTTGCTGTGATGAGAATAACCCGAATATACAGCTATCAGATGTAGTATATTATAAAAAACATGTCAGTAAAGGTGACTACCAGCAAACCAAAGGAGTCAGATCCGAGAAGAAAATCCCAACAGGAAAACTTCATGGATTGAGAAAATTTGACTTTATACAAACTCCAGATATATCCGGATTCGTCAAAGGCAAAAGAACATCAGGTAACTTCAGCATCATGGATATATTCGGAAATACATTCAAGAAAAACTGCAGGAGAATATCAGCAAGATGTACAACTCTAACTCAACAGATACAAATCTAA
- a CDS encoding PAS domain-containing sensor histidine kinase, whose protein sequence is MQNASASFDLVYKTMNEGVCFHEIIYNSDGYPVDYKIIDINPAYESIVGLKRDEVVGQLASNIYDTGEAPFLHTYAKVAETGEQTCFETYFSLFGKHIRITVISPNKSKFITIFTDITSQRKTDDELKTIYENVPMVIMMVDSERRIFKVNKSAELFSGTTSDEMVGLRGGEALRCLNSLSNPDGCGFGQYCQECKVKNTVIDTFETGNNHYNVETSLPFMIDGDVKYLTFLISTSLINNDEKPKVIVSLLDITERKKTQKNLNKEKDFFEKVAETSPVCITKVNKNGNIVYANSAAENVLGLSKSEIEGRTYDNVKWKITDFKGNLFPETELPFELVQKYQKPVYDVRHAIEWPNGQRKLLSINAAPIFDDNGNFGSIIATIEDITAYKEKEDTLHLMKNTLESSINAIAISDLDGYLTYANSASLDMWEYNKEEILGKHITEFWQYKENAINVYHYLHENGSWKSEGKAKTKHGNVFDVYSLINLVNDESGKPVAIAGSFVDITKRKSYEEKLKKSEQQLRNYIDNSPIGIFVIDKNGNYVDVNPAACHIIGYTKDELLSMNIIDLHPDNAHELAGQIFEELLENGKVSAELPFITKNDSLRYWILDAVKLLEDKYIGFTTDITDRKRIEEELRESEERFRTLTEQAADAIIAHDFDGNIVYVNNLACENLGYSKEELLSMNIADISAYINSYDPKTVYWEKLSPSDSYLVETKLRRKDGSYYPAEVKLTRIDLKGRSVILGFVREITIRKQAEESLINSKLEAEAASQAKSELLANVSHELRTPLTSIIGFSDILLKGKLGDLNESQKTYLSKVHRSGKHLLDLITDILDLSKIESGKHELHCEKVSIPQLMKDLKENIYPFASQKGLEINIDINRSIEYIYADKIKLRQILYNLVYNAVKFTEQGSVTVKLDWNDNDMLFSVIDTGIGIPADKQDEIFDSFKQLDSGASRRYSGTGLGLALVERLVEMHGGKIWVESEEREGSRFSFIIPEN, encoded by the coding sequence TTGCAAAATGCTAGTGCATCATTTGATTTAGTTTATAAAACAATGAATGAGGGTGTTTGTTTTCACGAAATTATCTATAATAGTGATGGATATCCGGTAGATTATAAGATAATCGATATCAACCCAGCCTATGAGTCAATTGTTGGTTTGAAACGAGATGAAGTGGTAGGACAATTGGCTTCTAATATTTATGATACAGGAGAAGCACCATTCCTTCATACCTATGCAAAAGTAGCTGAAACCGGAGAACAGACGTGTTTTGAAACCTATTTTTCACTGTTTGGAAAGCACATTCGTATCACGGTAATATCTCCTAATAAAAGTAAATTCATTACAATTTTTACTGATATCACAAGTCAAAGAAAAACAGATGACGAACTAAAAACCATCTATGAAAATGTACCAATGGTCATTATGATGGTTGATTCGGAAAGGAGAATTTTCAAAGTAAATAAAAGTGCAGAATTATTTTCCGGTACAACTTCAGATGAAATGGTAGGTCTAAGAGGAGGAGAAGCGTTAAGATGTCTTAATTCTCTTAGTAATCCTGATGGTTGTGGATTTGGACAGTACTGTCAAGAATGCAAGGTAAAAAACACTGTAATTGATACATTTGAAACAGGTAACAATCATTACAATGTAGAAACCAGCCTACCTTTTATGATAGATGGTGATGTAAAGTATCTAACATTTCTCATTTCAACATCATTAATTAATAACGATGAAAAACCCAAAGTCATTGTAAGTTTACTGGACATCACTGAACGTAAAAAAACTCAAAAAAATCTGAATAAAGAAAAAGACTTTTTTGAAAAGGTAGCAGAAACAAGTCCGGTATGTATAACAAAAGTGAACAAAAATGGAAACATAGTATATGCTAATTCTGCAGCTGAAAATGTACTGGGATTGTCAAAAAGTGAAATAGAAGGTAGGACTTATGATAATGTGAAATGGAAGATTACGGATTTTAAGGGTAATCTTTTCCCTGAAACAGAGTTACCTTTTGAACTAGTCCAGAAATACCAAAAACCTGTATATGATGTTAGGCATGCAATTGAATGGCCTAATGGGCAAAGGAAACTCTTGTCCATAAATGCTGCACCGATATTTGATGATAATGGTAACTTCGGTAGTATAATAGCAACTATTGAAGACATAACAGCTTATAAAGAGAAGGAAGATACGTTACATTTGATGAAAAATACACTGGAATCATCAATAAATGCAATTGCCATTAGCGACCTTGATGGTTATTTAACCTATGCTAATTCTGCATCTTTGGATATGTGGGAATATAATAAAGAAGAGATTCTTGGAAAACATATTACTGAATTTTGGCAATATAAAGAAAATGCCATAAATGTTTACCATTATTTGCACGAAAATGGAAGCTGGAAGAGTGAAGGTAAAGCAAAGACAAAACATGGGAATGTATTTGATGTTTATAGTTTGATAAATCTAGTGAACGATGAATCAGGCAAACCCGTTGCAATTGCAGGTTCATTTGTAGATATAACCAAGAGAAAATCATATGAAGAAAAGTTAAAAAAGAGTGAACAACAGTTACGTAATTATATTGATAATTCGCCTATAGGCATTTTTGTTATTGATAAAAATGGAAATTATGTGGATGTAAACCCTGCAGCCTGCCACATAATCGGTTATACAAAAGATGAACTACTGTCGATGAATATAATCGATTTACATCCAGACAATGCTCATGAGTTAGCGGGCCAAATCTTTGAAGAACTTCTTGAAAATGGAAAAGTTTCAGCAGAACTGCCTTTTATTACAAAAAATGATTCTTTAAGATACTGGATCCTTGATGCTGTTAAACTTTTAGAAGATAAATATATCGGATTTACCACTGATATAACAGATCGTAAAAGGATAGAAGAGGAACTGCGTGAGAGTGAAGAACGATTCAGGACTTTGACAGAACAGGCAGCTGATGCTATAATAGCTCACGATTTTGACGGGAACATTGTATATGTCAATAATCTTGCGTGTGAGAATCTTGGATATTCAAAAGAAGAACTTTTGTCGATGAATATTGCTGATATATCAGCATATATTAATTCTTATGACCCTAAAACAGTGTACTGGGAAAAATTATCTCCAAGCGATTCTTATCTTGTAGAGACAAAATTAAGAAGGAAAGATGGTTCATATTATCCTGCAGAAGTGAAACTGACACGTATCGATTTGAAAGGAAGATCTGTTATATTGGGTTTTGTCCGTGAAATCACTATTAGAAAACAGGCTGAAGAAAGCTTGATCAATTCAAAACTTGAAGCAGAAGCTGCGAGTCAGGCCAAAAGCGAATTGTTAGCTAATGTCAGCCACGAACTGCGTACTCCTCTCACTTCTATCATAGGTTTTTCAGATATTTTACTGAAAGGCAAATTAGGTGATTTGAATGAGAGTCAAAAAACTTATCTTAGTAAAGTCCACAGAAGTGGAAAACACCTGCTAGATTTAATCACAGATATACTTGATTTATCAAAAATTGAATCCGGTAAACATGAACTTCATTGTGAAAAAGTATCAATTCCACAACTCATGAAAGATTTGAAAGAAAATATCTACCCATTTGCTTCACAAAAAGGTCTTGAAATTAATATTGATATTAACCGGAGTATAGAATATATCTATGCAGATAAAATAAAACTTAGACAGATACTCTACAACCTTGTATACAATGCTGTAAAGTTTACTGAACAGGGTTCAGTTACAGTAAAATTAGACTGGAATGATAATGACATGTTGTTTTCAGTCATCGACACAGGTATCGGTATACCTGCTGACAAACAGGACGAAATATTCGATTCATTTAAACAATTGGATTCTGGTGCAAGTCGTCGCTATTCAGGTACTGGACTTGGATTGGCACTGGTTGAAAGATTGGTGGAAATGCATGGAGGTAAAATATGGGTTGAAAGTGAAGAGAGAGAGGGTAGCAGATTTTCATTTATAATCCCTGAAAATTGA
- a CDS encoding PAS domain S-box protein: MSEIEVDQELLLDQTNTQIFIFIDEQTYYIANKAHADFLGLDKSEFGNVSIYDIFTKDVADYFFKDNKKIFKIKEKIHTREWFKNSKGVSRLLSITKTPKLDSCNNVEYIICSAEDITEKNQSEKQKKKSEELFREITKNMVEMICLTDKNGNFVYAGPTYKSNLGYNPEHLIGKSVFNFVHPDDLDRIKSEFNSLLETLIPRKSEYRCLHADGHYLWLETYGNFIYDDIGNIKKIVFTGRDITKRKQLEQKLKNTYEIINNSLVVAFLWKNDEESGWPVEYVSNNVVDIFGYYVDDFNDDKLSYADIIHPDDIERVKSEVETYSENPDRFKFQHKPYRIITKNRNIRWVDDRTTIIRNDCGEITHYQGVILDITDRKMAEEKLMENKKMLDDTFESIQDGISVIDTDFNVIRANSKMGEWYKVNTPLEGKKCYQVYHNNDKPCDYCPTSRALKTGKTETNIVPGLPNSKIEWLEIYSYPMNDRYTGEILGVVEFVRDITEKTKTERQLEKYSTELKQINEELENRVQKQTEEIKNAERLRVLELHHRIKNNLQVISSLLNLQSEKFNDDTVNEAFRDTQNRVISMSLVHQKIYHTKGLESINIRDYIEDLVEHLISLYNGENILIKIDIQDAYFGIDTIIPLGMLINELVSNSLKYAYSEDEYGELNVIFYETEPGIYTLIVSDNGKGIPEDIDLDNPGSLGLQLIKSLVDQINGDFKLHGNNGTEFVINFSC; encoded by the coding sequence ATGAGTGAAATAGAGGTGGATCAAGAACTACTTTTAGACCAGACAAATACTCAAATTTTTATCTTTATTGATGAACAAACATACTATATAGCAAATAAAGCACATGCTGATTTTCTGGGTCTTGATAAAAGTGAATTTGGAAATGTAAGTATTTATGATATTTTTACTAAAGATGTAGCAGACTATTTTTTCAAAGACAACAAAAAAATTTTCAAAATTAAAGAGAAAATTCACACCAGAGAATGGTTTAAAAATAGTAAAGGAGTTTCCAGGCTACTTTCAATCACAAAAACTCCTAAACTTGATTCATGCAATAACGTTGAATATATAATCTGTTCGGCAGAAGACATAACTGAAAAAAACCAATCTGAAAAACAGAAGAAAAAAAGTGAGGAACTATTCCGCGAAATAACAAAAAATATGGTGGAAATGATTTGTCTTACTGATAAAAACGGCAATTTCGTATATGCAGGACCAACTTATAAATCAAATTTAGGTTATAATCCTGAACACTTAATTGGCAAATCAGTATTCAATTTTGTTCATCCGGACGATTTAGATAGGATAAAAAGTGAATTTAATAGTTTGTTAGAAACCTTAATCCCCAGAAAATCAGAATACAGATGTCTGCATGCTGATGGACATTATCTCTGGCTTGAAACATATGGTAATTTTATTTATGATGACATAGGTAATATAAAGAAAATCGTTTTTACTGGTCGTGATATCACTAAAAGGAAACAACTCGAACAAAAATTAAAGAACACATACGAAATCATAAATAACAGCCTTGTAGTTGCATTTTTATGGAAAAACGACGAGGAATCCGGATGGCCGGTAGAATATGTGTCTAATAATGTAGTTGATATTTTTGGTTATTATGTGGATGATTTTAACGACGATAAACTAAGTTATGCTGATATAATCCACCCTGATGATATTGAGAGAGTAAAATCAGAAGTTGAAACGTATAGTGAAAACCCTGACCGCTTTAAATTTCAACATAAACCCTACCGTATAATTACAAAAAATAGGAACATAAGGTGGGTCGATGACAGAACTACTATAATAAGAAATGATTGCGGAGAAATTACTCATTACCAGGGCGTTATCCTTGATATCACGGACCGTAAAATGGCAGAAGAAAAATTAATGGAAAACAAAAAAATGTTGGATGATACTTTTGAAAGCATCCAGGATGGAATCAGTGTTATAGACACAGATTTTAATGTTATACGTGCCAACAGTAAAATGGGTGAGTGGTACAAGGTAAATACACCCCTTGAAGGAAAAAAGTGTTATCAGGTTTACCATAACAATGACAAACCATGTGATTATTGTCCTACATCTCGTGCTTTAAAGACAGGTAAAACGGAGACTAATATCGTACCAGGTTTACCTAATTCAAAGATCGAGTGGCTTGAGATTTACAGTTATCCAATGAATGATAGATATACCGGAGAAATATTAGGCGTAGTTGAATTTGTACGTGACATTACTGAGAAGACTAAAACTGAAAGACAACTAGAAAAATACTCAACAGAACTTAAACAAATAAATGAAGAATTAGAAAACCGCGTCCAAAAACAAACGGAAGAAATAAAAAACGCTGAAAGACTAAGAGTTTTAGAGTTGCATCACCGGATAAAAAATAACTTACAGGTTATATCCAGTCTACTTAACCTCCAATCTGAAAAATTCAACGATGATACAGTTAATGAAGCGTTCAGGGATACTCAAAATAGAGTGATTTCAATGTCACTCGTTCATCAAAAGATATACCATACAAAAGGCCTTGAAAGTATAAATATAAGAGATTACATAGAAGACCTTGTAGAACACCTGATTAGTTTATATAATGGAGAAAATATATTAATTAAAATTGATATACAGGACGCTTATTTTGGAATCGATACTATAATTCCACTTGGAATGCTAATTAACGAGTTGGTATCTAATTCCCTGAAATATGCATACTCAGAAGACGAATATGGTGAATTAAACGTTATTTTTTATGAAACTGAGCCTGGTATTTATACACTCATCGTATCAGATAATGGTAAAGGGATACCCGAAGATATAGATTTAGATAACCCTGGTTCTCTTGGATTACAACTTATAAAAAGTTTAGTGGACCAGATAAATGGTGACTTCAAATTACATGGTAATAATGGAACAGAATTTGTTATTAATTTCAGTTGTTGA
- the tnpB gene encoding IS200/IS605 family element RNA-guided endonuclease TnpB: MLKAYKYRMYPNQIQQELIAKHIGACRFIYNWALENKIKSYEQDGKAISRFELNKQIRVLKQDHEWLNEINSQSLQGATLNLENAFTKFFREKSGFPKFKSKKNPVQSFSVPQYYKVDFGNNKVYIPKIGWIKTRLHRRFDGKQRTATITRTPTGKYYISILVDDGKQLPQKYKFDQNNTVGVDVGIKDFAVTSDGEKIDNPRYLKNSIERLKVLQKRLSRKKKGSNNYRKLKHQIAKYHEKIANQREDFQHKLSSRLISENQAVALECLNVKGLLKNHNLAQHITDASWSSFVQKLEYKAEWYGKNIIKIGRFDPSSKICHVCGYHHQDLELKDREWECPDCKTIHDRDINASVNIKKFALDKQNLIGINSPSG; this comes from the coding sequence ATGTTAAAAGCTTACAAGTATCGTATGTATCCAAACCAAATCCAACAGGAGTTAATCGCAAAACATATAGGAGCTTGTAGGTTCATATACAACTGGGCATTGGAGAACAAAATCAAATCTTATGAGCAGGATGGTAAAGCAATATCAAGATTTGAATTGAACAAACAGATAAGGGTATTAAAACAAGATCATGAATGGTTGAATGAAATTAACTCACAATCATTACAGGGAGCTACTCTTAACCTGGAAAATGCTTTTACCAAATTTTTCAGAGAAAAATCAGGTTTTCCAAAGTTTAAATCCAAGAAAAACCCAGTACAATCGTTTTCTGTTCCTCAGTATTATAAAGTCGATTTTGGTAATAATAAAGTATACATACCTAAAATCGGCTGGATAAAAACCAGGCTTCATAGAAGGTTTGATGGTAAACAAAGGACTGCAACTATAACAAGAACACCGACAGGAAAATATTATATCAGTATTTTAGTCGATGACGGAAAACAATTACCACAAAAATACAAATTCGACCAAAATAATACAGTAGGAGTCGATGTTGGAATCAAGGATTTCGCTGTAACATCCGATGGTGAAAAAATCGATAATCCAAGATACCTGAAAAATTCAATTGAAAGATTGAAGGTATTACAGAAAAGGCTCAGCAGAAAAAAGAAGGGTTCTAACAATTACAGGAAACTGAAACATCAGATAGCAAAATATCATGAGAAAATTGCTAATCAGAGAGAAGATTTCCAGCATAAATTAAGTTCCAGGTTGATAAGCGAGAACCAAGCTGTAGCACTAGAATGTTTGAATGTAAAAGGACTGCTGAAAAATCATAATCTGGCACAGCATATAACCGATGCTTCATGGAGTAGTTTTGTTCAGAAATTAGAGTATAAAGCAGAATGGTACGGTAAAAATATTATCAAGATAGGACGATTCGACCCATCAAGCAAAATCTGTCATGTATGTGGATATCATCATCAGGATTTAGAACTTAAAGACAGAGAATGGGAATGTCCTGACTGTAAAACGATACATGATAGGGACATCAACGCATCAGTTAACATTAAAAAATTCGCACTGGATAAACAGAATCTAATAGGCATCAATTCACCTTCGGGATGA
- a CDS encoding RNA-guided endonuclease InsQ/TnpB family protein: protein MYLTQKNHLRADKQTYETLKRLTKLSKNLYNFTLYTIRQYFFNHGKYLDKDTAYHTVKENENYRMMPSQVAQNTVETVDGSMKSFFKLLDKKRKGEYEKPVSLPKYLDKDGNFICTFKKDQLKVIDDKIRLSLGLDYYRTYGTKYLYFKIPDNIIGQYINQVRIVPKYKGRWFEIEFVYHEDGEIAELDYNNHLSIDLGVDNFATCVTTSGTAFILDGRGIKSYNRWWNKEKSRLQSVYDKQNVDDGIKMDRFSNKRFWKINDFMNQCVNHIVKHCLENRIGNVIIGEMKEIKQEQNIGKQNIGKQNIGKQNIGKQNTQNFQTIPFARFKYKIASKCEYHGIKYHEVNEAYTSKVDALASEPIRKHKKYLGKRSKRGIFQSSTGRLINADINGALNILRKVIGDSLKGITDSGDVNSPGRTL, encoded by the coding sequence ATGTATCTAACCCAGAAGAACCATCTCCGTGCTGATAAGCAGACGTATGAAACTTTGAAGAGGTTGACCAAACTGTCCAAGAACCTGTACAATTTCACGTTGTACACGATTAGGCAGTACTTTTTCAATCATGGCAAATATCTCGATAAAGATACTGCTTACCATACGGTCAAAGAAAACGAGAATTATAGAATGATGCCATCACAGGTTGCCCAGAATACTGTGGAAACTGTGGATGGCAGTATGAAATCGTTTTTCAAACTTCTGGATAAGAAGAGAAAAGGAGAATATGAGAAACCAGTTTCACTTCCAAAGTATCTGGATAAAGATGGTAACTTCATATGTACTTTCAAGAAAGATCAGCTGAAGGTTATCGATGATAAGATCAGGTTATCATTGGGTTTGGATTATTATAGAACTTATGGAACCAAGTATCTATACTTCAAGATACCTGATAACATAATAGGTCAATACATCAATCAGGTCAGGATTGTACCAAAATATAAAGGTCGATGGTTCGAGATAGAATTTGTATATCATGAAGATGGGGAGATTGCTGAACTTGATTATAATAACCATCTATCGATAGACCTTGGAGTGGACAACTTTGCGACCTGTGTGACGACCAGCGGGACTGCCTTCATATTAGACGGCAGGGGTATCAAATCTTATAACCGCTGGTGGAACAAGGAGAAGAGCAGGTTGCAGTCAGTCTACGACAAACAGAATGTAGATGATGGAATCAAGATGGATAGGTTCTCTAATAAAAGGTTCTGGAAGATAAATGATTTCATGAACCAGTGCGTTAATCATATAGTAAAACATTGTCTGGAAAATAGAATCGGTAATGTCATAATCGGAGAGATGAAAGAGATAAAACAGGAACAGAATATCGGAAAGCAGAATATCGGAAAGCAGAATATCGGAAAGCAGAATATCGGAAAGCAGAATACCCAGAACTTCCAGACAATACCATTTGCTAGGTTTAAATATAAAATAGCTTCTAAGTGTGAATATCATGGTATAAAATATCATGAAGTAAACGAAGCTTACACTAGCAAGGTTGATGCACTGGCTTCAGAACCTATCAGAAAGCATAAGAAATATCTTGGTAAAAGATCTAAGAGAGGAATCTTCCAGTCATCTACAGGTAGACTGATCAATGCCGATATCAACGGTGCATTGAACATCTTGAGAAAGGTAATCGGTGATTCCCTCAAAGGGATAACCGATAGTGGGGACGTGAACTCCCCTGGAAGAACTTTGTAA
- a CDS encoding DUF5320 domain-containing protein: MPGGDRTGPEGKGPMTGRRLGPCLGSQTAGSMSNNSAGRGLARGRGFAFNKNGSGFGKSNFRKNSDTTKSFDDSYKDKKSIPYKYIVHRGAVNLPNALRLASASSRS; this comes from the coding sequence ATGCCAGGTGGTGATAGAACTGGTCCAGAAGGTAAAGGGCCAATGACTGGGAGAAGACTGGGACCCTGTTTAGGTTCTCAAACAGCCGGTTCAATGTCAAATAATTCTGCTGGTAGAGGCTTAGCACGAGGCCGTGGTTTTGCGTTCAACAAGAATGGATCAGGTTTCGGAAAATCCAATTTCAGAAAAAACAGTGATACAACTAAAAGTTTCGATGATTCGTATAAAGACAAAAAATCGATTCCGTACAAATACATAGTACACAGGGGAGCTGTCAACCTTCCTAATGCCCTCCGCTTAGCTTCTGCTAGTAGTCGAAGTTAA
- a CDS encoding radical SAM protein — translation MGLKIVYGPVPSKRLGRSLGIDVIRTDNKKNCNFDCVYCQLGHTDFKVSYPENVEGLVTTQEAINALVKHKNRIIDVDYITFSGTCEPTLNLEIGNMIKQIKNITHVPVCVITNSSLMERKDVRQNLLNSDLVIATLVTGFEETFKAINRPYPGIKLENIINGLEKFSKQKNQNKKTELAIEIMLIESKESFPMNTTECEIDKLIEVTKRINPDRIELLTVNRPPAENHIIPVSDEKLKQISDKFTSVFGSEKVELTFANSKKKVSKYTHKNLNDDIYSLISRRPCTFEQICDSLGAENDKVKSSLEKLIKDNKLITIDSGNYIYYKTKSATN, via the coding sequence ATGGGATTAAAAATTGTGTACGGACCAGTCCCATCAAAACGCCTGGGCAGGTCACTTGGCATAGACGTTATAAGGACTGATAATAAAAAAAATTGCAACTTTGATTGTGTATACTGTCAACTGGGACATACAGATTTTAAAGTATCATATCCTGAAAATGTAGAAGGACTGGTTACTACGCAGGAAGCCATAAATGCCCTGGTTAAGCATAAAAATAGAATCATTGATGTTGATTATATCACTTTTTCCGGAACCTGTGAACCAACATTGAATCTTGAAATTGGTAATATGATAAAACAAATAAAAAATATCACTCATGTACCGGTATGTGTTATTACCAATTCATCATTAATGGAAAGAAAAGATGTCCGTCAGAATTTATTAAATTCTGACCTTGTTATAGCGACTCTTGTTACAGGCTTTGAAGAGACATTTAAAGCCATTAACAGACCATATCCAGGAATTAAACTTGAAAACATTATAAACGGACTGGAAAAATTCAGCAAACAAAAAAATCAAAACAAGAAAACTGAACTTGCGATAGAAATAATGTTAATAGAATCAAAGGAATCATTTCCCATGAATACCACTGAATGTGAAATTGATAAATTAATAGAAGTCACCAAACGAATAAATCCTGATAGAATCGAACTACTCACAGTAAATCGGCCCCCTGCTGAAAATCATATCATACCAGTTTCAGATGAAAAATTAAAACAAATCTCTGATAAATTCACAAGTGTATTTGGTAGCGAAAAAGTAGAACTAACATTTGCGAATTCGAAAAAGAAAGTATCTAAATATACCCACAAAAACTTGAATGATGATATTTACAGTCTGATATCTCGAAGACCCTGTACGTTCGAACAAATATGTGATTCGCTGGGTGCTGAAAATGATAAAGTAAAATCCTCACTTGAAAAATTAATCAAAGATAACAAATTAATAACGATAGATTCAGGAAATTACATTTACTACAAAACGAAGTCAGCAACCAACTAA
- a CDS encoding DUF134 domain-containing protein, translating into MVRPKKQRIVDIEPEVSDFKPSGVPLSSLDEVNITIDELESLRLIYLENLNQTESARKMMIHQSTFQRISQQAIEKITNALINGKAIKIGGGNYTVPAKQKTVQRQGKGRHGFGGPVGTCICPDCGYEQSHQKGIPCNQVKCPECSKLMIRNE; encoded by the coding sequence ATGGTTCGACCAAAAAAACAGAGAATAGTAGATATTGAACCAGAAGTCAGTGATTTCAAACCTTCAGGAGTTCCCCTATCAAGCTTAGATGAAGTTAATATCACCATCGATGAACTGGAGTCTTTGAGGTTAATATATCTGGAAAATTTAAACCAAACAGAATCTGCCAGAAAGATGATGATTCATCAATCCACATTTCAGAGAATATCACAGCAAGCGATTGAAAAAATTACTAATGCCCTTATAAACGGTAAAGCAATAAAAATCGGAGGAGGTAACTATACGGTGCCAGCTAAACAAAAAACGGTACAGAGACAGGGTAAAGGAAGACATGGATTTGGAGGACCGGTCGGAACATGTATATGTCCTGACTGTGGTTATGAACAATCTCACCAAAAAGGGATACCATGCAATCAGGTTAAATGTCCTGAATGTAGTAAATTAATGATTAGAAACGAGTAA